The proteins below come from a single Aquarana catesbeiana isolate 2022-GZ linkage group LG12, ASM4218655v1, whole genome shotgun sequence genomic window:
- the LOC141114331 gene encoding keratin, type I cytoskeletal 47 kDa-like — MAGRFSSASYQVSSSGGGYGGGYGGGGSSFAGGSYGGSSFGAGGGYGSGYSSGFGSGFGGGSGGGGSGGGFSFSSSSGFGGAGSSSLGMGGGEKQTMQNLNDRLASYLDKVRALEAANTELELKIRQWYEKQVGVGVSGGDKDYSKYYDIINDLRSKILAATIDNSRIVLQIDNARLAADDFRLKFENELALRQSVEADINGLRKVLDELTMSRGDLELQIESLAEELAYLKKNHEEELQVARSSATGQVNVEMDAVPGIDLTKILNDMRADYELLAEKNRREAEAQFAQKSNELKKEISVGVEQVQTTKSEISDLRRTLQGLEIELQSQLAMKKSLEDTLAETEGRYGGQLQQLQNVISGLEEQLIQIRQDMERQSNEYRELLDIKNRLEMEIETYRRLLEGELGQFSQSSSSSSSASKGASSSVSTSQISSSSTTKSQTSSIDSKKDPTKTRKVKTIVEEVIDGKVVSSKVVEKEEMMT; from the exons ATGGCCGGGCGTTTTAGCTCAGCATCATATCAAGTTTCCAGCTCTGGCGGTGGCTATGGAGGTGgttatggtggtggtggcagcagcttTGCAGGAGGTAGCTATGGTGGAAGCAGCTTTGGTGCAGGCGGTGGCTATGGCAGTGGCTATAGCAGCGGCTTTGGTTCAGGCTTTGGTGGCGGATCCGGCGGTGGCGGATCCGGTGGTGGCTTTTCCTTCAGCTCTTCTTCAGGTTTCGGAGGAGCAGGATCCAGCAGCCTGGGCATGGGTGGAGGCGAGAAGCAGACAATGCAGAACCTCAATGACCGCCTGGCCTCCTACCTAGACAAAGTCAGGGCCCTGGAAGCAGCCAACACTGAGCTTGAGCTCAAGATCCGCCAGTGGTACGAGAAGCAAGTTGGCGTTGGTGTTAGCGGTGGAGACAAAGACTACAGCAAGTACTATGATATCATCAATGACTTGAGAAGCAAG ATCCTAGCTGCCACTATTGACAACTCTCGCATTGTCCTGCAAATTGACAACGCAAGGCTGGCTGCTGATGACTTCAGACTTAA gttTGAGAATGAACTGGCTCTCCGCCAGAGTGTGGAAGCTGACATTAATGGCCTCCGCAAAGTCCTGGATGAGCTCACAATGTCCAGAGGAGACCTTGAACTCCAGATTGAGAGCCTGGCTGAAGAGCTGGCCTACCTCAAGAAGAACCATGAGGAG GAGTTACAAGTTGCAAGAAGCAGTGCCACTGGCCAGGTCAACGTAGAGATGGATGCTGTTCCAGGTATAGACCTCACTAAGATTCTGAATGACATGAGGGCCGACTATGAACTTTTGGCTGAAAAGAACCGCAGAGAAGCTGAGGCACAGTTTGCACAGAAG AGCAATGAATTGAAGAAGGAAATTTCAGTTGGTGTGGAACAGGTGCAGACAACCAAGAGCGAAATCTCCGACCTCAGACGTACCCTCCAAGGCTTAGAGATTGAGCTGCAGTCTCAGCTGGCAATG AAAAAATCCCTTGAAGACACCCTTGCAGAAACAGAAGGCCGTTATGGAGGACAGCTCCAGCAGCTCCAGAATGTCATCAGCGGATTAGAAGAACAGCTCATACAGATCAGACAAGACATGGAACGCCAGAGCAATGAGTACAGAGAGCTGCTTGACATCAAGAACAGACTAGAGATGGAAATTGAAACATACCGCCGCCTGCTGGAAGGAGAACTAGG TCAATTCTCCCAGAGCTCTTCTTCATCAAGCTCAGCAAGCAaaggtgcctcctcatcagtttccACCTCACAGATTTCCTCATCATCCACAACAAAATCACAGACATCTTCTATAGATTCCAAAAAAG ACCCAACCAAAACCAGAAAGGTGAAGACCATCGTTGAAGAAGTGATAGATGGAAAAGTCGTGTCCTCAAAGGTAGTGGAGAAAGAAGAAATGATGACTTAA